The Metabacillus schmidteae genome has a segment encoding these proteins:
- a CDS encoding PD-(D/E)XK nuclease family protein gives MNSLMKELVTINTKFPYQEKIILVDSYTVGAHILEAFTDLGHRAINVTFKTVTDLAEELIELHHPNQKEVVTDTIGSQFVYTILSQLKENHSLTYFKNMEITSSFSRAMYQILHTLRMAGYTSDTLNTDDFLTADKGKDMKLLLSQYENSLHTYQMTDHAETLRLATQYAIKTANRVYILQSNLSLSQLEEEFLYTLLPDHTYKLPLQKVLGVKVSERSNLRSIVWGEPTPLSYLYDLEHKVETENVTLFTAKTEEVEIKQILHKIKESQAKLDKHVVYYTNREPYVTHFYHLSQKTELPITFGQGLPVLTTRPGRLIAGILQWTSSNYSVNVFLDLIHEGLLHLEEDMPSGVKMTRILRDASIGWDKKRYISQLTEEINRLELKQNEATDELKAEYYQEKMNQLITIQKWFVKLFKNLPDYKNELNYRECLQAIAYVLKHYCRTSSAADQVAKTELLEEIEKLLPYCDETLTRFKVFEKMKDLLLSINVLKSSAKPGHLHVTSYERGIYEARHFAYIVGLDSRKFPGSVNENPLLLDTERNRLGKGLNVNEHKSQENLYHLVQLLAQQEGHVSLSYCNFAVTDNRVVHPAHVFLQAYRMTSGHHDADFKDVAKLPSSYVAEELINEQDYWAQKVITDQKVKVKSDVLSHFYHLESGIKAMNAREEMMFTEFDGKITIDQAMFDPRINQERSMTAGRLETLAKCPYSYFLSEVLGVRPIEEVAFNPNKWLDAATRGSLLHSVFETFYKTLQSSEAKPSFIHHEETILAIANEHIQVQRDISPPPNERVYELELADIIECCRIFLKEEEQHCESYNPLHFEYTFGVGEFEAAEITLPSGQSMKIAGKIDRVDETSSGTYHIVDYKTGSTYGYSTNGMFKGGRQLQHFVYALAIEQHLQLKTGAVEESAYYFPTVKGLAQRFVRKQDETVRAQGLTLLENLIELVSQGIFTMTDDENDCKFCNYKSVCKRHFYDEETLSAKRSDKTYEPLRQFLGVRAHD, from the coding sequence ATGAATTCACTGATGAAAGAATTAGTTACTATTAATACGAAATTTCCTTACCAAGAAAAAATAATTCTTGTTGATTCTTATACAGTAGGTGCACATATTTTAGAGGCATTTACAGATCTCGGACACAGGGCCATAAATGTAACCTTTAAAACAGTAACAGATCTCGCCGAAGAATTAATCGAACTTCACCACCCTAATCAAAAAGAAGTAGTTACTGATACGATTGGATCTCAATTCGTGTATACCATTCTATCTCAATTAAAAGAAAATCATTCATTAACATATTTTAAAAATATGGAAATAACATCCTCATTTAGTCGCGCGATGTATCAGATACTCCATACACTCCGAATGGCTGGGTATACGAGTGATACTTTAAACACTGACGATTTTCTGACAGCTGATAAAGGGAAAGATATGAAATTGCTACTATCACAATATGAAAATTCCTTACATACATATCAAATGACAGATCATGCCGAAACTCTTCGATTGGCAACACAATATGCAATCAAAACAGCAAATCGGGTTTATATTCTTCAATCGAATCTATCTTTATCTCAATTAGAAGAAGAATTTCTCTATACACTATTACCAGACCATACATATAAATTGCCTCTGCAGAAAGTGTTAGGTGTGAAAGTATCGGAAAGGTCAAATCTTCGGTCGATTGTTTGGGGAGAACCTACTCCATTAAGCTATCTTTATGACTTGGAACACAAAGTAGAGACAGAAAATGTCACTCTTTTTACAGCTAAAACCGAGGAAGTGGAAATAAAGCAGATTCTCCATAAAATAAAAGAATCCCAAGCGAAACTGGATAAGCATGTGGTTTATTACACGAATCGTGAACCGTATGTAACTCACTTTTACCATTTATCACAAAAAACCGAACTCCCGATTACATTTGGTCAAGGTTTACCAGTTTTAACGACTCGTCCAGGACGGTTAATAGCAGGGATATTACAGTGGACTTCATCAAATTATAGTGTCAATGTGTTTCTTGATTTAATACATGAAGGCCTGCTACACCTGGAGGAAGACATGCCATCGGGTGTGAAAATGACAAGGATTCTTCGTGATGCTAGTATTGGTTGGGATAAAAAGCGTTACATAAGTCAGTTGACGGAAGAAATAAACCGCCTTGAACTAAAACAAAATGAAGCAACAGATGAACTAAAGGCAGAATATTATCAAGAAAAAATGAATCAATTAATCACTATCCAAAAATGGTTTGTAAAATTGTTCAAAAACTTACCTGACTATAAAAATGAGTTGAATTATCGAGAATGTTTACAAGCAATTGCCTATGTACTCAAACATTATTGCCGAACATCTTCAGCCGCTGATCAAGTTGCGAAAACAGAACTGCTTGAAGAAATTGAAAAATTATTACCATATTGTGATGAAACGTTGACACGTTTTAAAGTTTTTGAAAAGATGAAGGATTTATTACTAAGTATTAATGTACTAAAGTCAAGTGCCAAGCCGGGTCATCTCCATGTTACTTCTTACGAACGTGGAATATATGAAGCACGCCATTTTGCTTATATAGTTGGTCTGGATAGTCGGAAATTTCCCGGTAGTGTCAACGAAAACCCACTACTACTTGATACGGAAAGGAATCGTTTAGGTAAAGGCTTGAATGTTAACGAACATAAAAGTCAAGAAAATCTTTATCATCTCGTTCAATTACTTGCACAACAAGAGGGACATGTATCACTAAGTTATTGTAATTTTGCTGTAACCGATAACCGGGTTGTTCATCCCGCACATGTCTTTTTACAAGCCTACAGAATGACAAGTGGGCACCATGACGCAGATTTTAAAGATGTAGCCAAACTTCCATCTTCCTATGTTGCTGAAGAGCTTATAAATGAACAGGATTATTGGGCACAAAAAGTCATCACAGACCAAAAAGTGAAGGTTAAGAGTGATGTTTTATCCCATTTTTATCACTTAGAGTCAGGAATCAAAGCAATGAACGCACGTGAAGAAATGATGTTTACGGAATTTGACGGGAAAATTACCATCGATCAAGCTATGTTTGATCCACGTATCAATCAAGAACGTTCCATGACAGCAGGTCGATTAGAAACACTTGCGAAATGTCCTTATTCCTACTTTTTAAGTGAAGTGTTAGGAGTTCGACCGATTGAAGAAGTAGCTTTTAACCCTAATAAATGGTTGGACGCTGCAACTCGTGGCAGCTTATTACATAGCGTTTTTGAAACATTTTATAAGACATTGCAATCAAGTGAAGCAAAGCCATCTTTTATTCATCATGAAGAAACCATCCTGGCGATTGCAAACGAACATATCCAAGTTCAGCGTGATATCTCACCGCCACCGAATGAACGGGTGTACGAGCTAGAGTTAGCTGACATTATCGAGTGCTGCAGAATCTTTTTAAAAGAAGAAGAGCAGCATTGTGAAAGCTACAATCCTCTCCATTTTGAGTACACATTTGGTGTCGGTGAATTTGAAGCAGCTGAAATAACATTACCATCAGGTCAAAGCATGAAGATTGCCGGAAAAATTGACCGTGTTGATGAAACAAGCTCTGGTACATATCATATTGTCGATTATAAAACAGGAAGCACATACGGCTATAGTACGAATGGAATGTTCAAAGGAGGCCGACAGCTCCAACATTTTGTCTATGCACTAGCAATTGAGCAACATCTTCAGCTAAAAACTGGTGCAGTCGAGGAAAGTGCTTACTATTTTCCAACAGTTAAAGGACTTGCTCAACGTTTCGTACGTAAACAGGATGAGACTGTTCGTGCTCAAGGATTAACGCTGCTGGAAAATTTAATTGAGTTAGTCTCACAAGGGATTTTCACGATGACTGATGATGAAAATGACTGTAAATTTTGCAACTATAAATCTGTTTGTAAACGACACTTCTATGACGAGGAAACACTAAGTGCCAAGAGAAGTGACAAAACATATGAACCTTTACGTCAATTTTTGGGGGTACGCGCACATGACTAA
- a CDS encoding aldehyde dehydrogenase family protein, protein MSQLVVQLRERVEKFLNGKKKLFINGEFVESVSQKTFETYNPATGEVLAHVFEAGREDIDLAVKAARKAFDEGPWSKMGTAERSRLMYKLADLMEEHKDDLAQLETLDNGKPIRETTNADIPLAIEHMRYYAGWTTKIVGQTIPVNGPYFNFTRHEAVGVVGQIIPWNFPLLMAMWKLGAALATGCTVVLKPAEQTPLSALYLAELAQEAGFPAGVLNIVPGFGETAGQPLVDHPQVDKIAFTGSTEVGKLIMEKAAKTLKRVTLELGGKSPNIILPDADLTQAIPGALNGVMFNQGQVCCAGSRVFVQKKQFDNVVADMVSHAEKIKQGSGIHADTEIGPLVSTEQQNRVLGYIEKGVSEGAELLVGGSKPYEEGYFVSPTIFTNVNDDMTIAKEEIFGPVISAMPYDDIDDLIARANNSEYGLAAGVWTRDVAKAHYIAENLRAGTVWVNCYNVFDAASPFGGYKQSGIGREMGSYALNNYTEVKSVWISKK, encoded by the coding sequence ATGAGCCAATTAGTAGTTCAATTAAGAGAAAGAGTAGAAAAGTTTCTGAATGGAAAGAAGAAGCTCTTTATTAATGGAGAGTTTGTGGAGAGTGTTTCGCAAAAAACATTTGAGACTTATAACCCGGCTACAGGTGAAGTGCTAGCACATGTATTTGAAGCAGGTCGTGAGGACATTGATTTAGCTGTAAAAGCTGCTCGCAAAGCCTTTGATGAAGGTCCATGGTCTAAGATGGGAACTGCTGAGAGAAGCCGCTTAATGTACAAGCTGGCAGATTTAATGGAAGAACATAAAGATGATTTAGCTCAATTAGAAACATTAGATAATGGTAAACCAATTAGAGAAACAACGAATGCTGATATTCCTTTAGCTATAGAACATATGCGTTATTACGCAGGCTGGACGACAAAGATCGTCGGTCAAACAATTCCAGTCAATGGACCGTATTTTAACTTTACCCGTCATGAGGCTGTTGGTGTAGTCGGACAAATTATCCCTTGGAACTTCCCATTATTAATGGCAATGTGGAAGCTGGGCGCTGCTTTGGCAACTGGCTGTACAGTTGTATTAAAGCCTGCCGAACAAACACCTTTATCTGCATTATACTTAGCAGAATTAGCTCAAGAAGCTGGATTCCCGGCAGGAGTACTTAATATTGTTCCTGGTTTTGGTGAGACGGCAGGTCAGCCGCTTGTCGACCATCCACAAGTAGATAAAATTGCCTTCACAGGATCAACTGAAGTTGGAAAATTAATTATGGAAAAGGCCGCTAAAACGCTAAAACGAGTCACACTTGAATTAGGCGGAAAATCTCCGAACATCATTTTACCTGATGCTGACCTTACACAAGCCATTCCAGGTGCATTAAACGGGGTTATGTTTAACCAGGGGCAGGTTTGCTGTGCTGGATCCCGCGTATTCGTTCAAAAGAAACAATTCGATAATGTCGTGGCAGATATGGTGAGTCACGCAGAAAAAATCAAACAAGGATCAGGAATCCACGCTGATACAGAAATTGGTCCACTTGTTTCAACAGAACAACAAAACCGTGTATTAGGCTATATTGAAAAAGGTGTAAGTGAAGGTGCTGAACTATTAGTAGGTGGATCAAAACCGTATGAAGAAGGTTACTTCGTCTCTCCTACTATTTTCACAAATGTGAATGATGACATGACAATTGCGAAAGAAGAAATCTTTGGTCCTGTTATTTCAGCTATGCCTTATGATGATATAGATGATCTGATTGCTCGTGCAAATAATAGTGAGTATGGACTTGCTGCAGGAGTTTGGACAAGGGATGTGGCAAAAGCCCACTATATTGCGGAAAACCTTCGTGCAGGAACAGTGTGGGTAAACTGCTACAATGTCTTTGATGCAGCATCACCATTTGGCGGTTACAAGCAATCGGGTATTGGCCGTGAAATGGGATCTTACGCATTGAACAACTACACTGAAGTTAAGAGCGTTTGGATTTCTAAGAAATAA
- a CDS encoding DNA alkylation repair protein, whose protein sequence is MNENKGTEIKHSSKAENILTQINSKTKLGDLRKIAKDIKKDHELAMELWSTKEFLPRLLAILIMDKKLLSQDVLNKLDKDMQTHPFVERNNLMDWLMANQLTKDKKKIALMESWENSPSALQRRAFWYYQGRLRWTGQTPPDNTADLLSALEANITQEEPEVQWAMNFTAGWIGVYDEKNRARCIKLGEKTGLYKDEMVSKGCTPNYLPEFITIEVNKRQNN, encoded by the coding sequence ATGAATGAAAATAAAGGTACAGAAATAAAACACTCTTCAAAAGCAGAAAACATTCTAACTCAGATCAATAGTAAAACTAAGCTAGGCGACTTACGAAAAATCGCGAAGGACATTAAAAAAGATCACGAACTAGCTATGGAACTTTGGTCAACCAAAGAGTTTTTGCCCAGACTATTAGCAATCTTAATTATGGATAAAAAACTTCTTTCACAAGATGTGCTAAATAAGCTTGATAAGGATATGCAGACTCATCCTTTTGTTGAGCGAAATAACTTAATGGATTGGTTAATGGCTAATCAGCTCACTAAAGACAAGAAGAAAATTGCATTGATGGAGTCATGGGAAAATAGTCCTTCTGCTCTTCAAAGGAGAGCTTTCTGGTATTATCAAGGGCGATTAAGATGGACTGGACAAACACCGCCTGATAACACCGCAGACTTACTATCTGCTTTAGAAGCTAATATTACGCAGGAAGAACCGGAAGTTCAATGGGCAATGAATTTCACCGCAGGCTGGATAGGCGTTTATGATGAAAAGAATCGCGCACGTTGTATTAAACTTGGTGAGAAAACGGGTCTTTACAAAGATGAAATGGTATCAAAAGGATGTACTCCCAACTATTTGCCAGAGTTCATTACCATTGAAGTTAACAAACGACAAAATAATTAG
- a CDS encoding LysM peptidoglycan-binding domain-containing protein: MNRQRARIPGNCPQGFLGRYTVIPGDTFYAIAQMFRVRIEALAVNNPHIPDPNVLFPGDILCVPGLIPYPCCTSLQPRGRAPFGTGGVAFVNFGPRGGQAVSIMVTLPQPQFFGDFDKYTCEILIPGTGTFINQLFATPEDPPTWSSRIELPTAAAVTPNSRVLVRPTNSLAGTSGAPVLEGIILLWNCQ, from the coding sequence ATGAATAGACAGAGAGCAAGAATACCAGGAAACTGTCCACAGGGGTTTTTGGGTCGGTATACCGTAATACCAGGAGACACGTTTTATGCCATTGCACAGATGTTTAGAGTAAGAATAGAAGCACTTGCAGTCAACAATCCCCATATTCCAGATCCTAATGTATTATTCCCCGGTGACATTCTCTGCGTTCCAGGTTTAATTCCTTACCCGTGTTGTACGTCTTTACAGCCCCGAGGGAGGGCACCATTCGGTACAGGCGGCGTAGCTTTTGTGAATTTTGGTCCAAGAGGAGGTCAGGCTGTAAGCATTATGGTAACCTTACCGCAACCTCAATTTTTCGGTGATTTTGACAAGTATACATGTGAAATTCTTATTCCCGGGACTGGAACCTTTATAAACCAGTTATTTGCTACTCCCGAAGACCCACCTACTTGGTCATCCCGAATAGAACTTCCTACCGCTGCAGCCGTTACGCCAAACTCGCGAGTGTTAGTACGTCCTACTAATTCGTTGGCCGGCACTTCAGGTGCACCTGTCTTAGAAGGTATTATTCTTCTTTGGAATTGTCAATAA